The Sphingomonas sanguinis nucleotide sequence CCATGTCGAGGATCTGGTCGGAGCTACGCGGCTTCACCCGGCGCACGAAGCGGTCCTTCCACAGCCGGTGCATGCCGCCCGACATGGCGTCGTTCATCAGGTCATATTTGGCGGCGACGTTGGTAAACACGCTGCCGACACGGGCGACCTTTTCGTCGCGGGGCACATCTTCATAGCCGAAGGAGACGGTATCGCTCATCGGCTTGCCCTAGCCCGACCTTGCTGGCGGGGCAAACGCTACCTAGCTGTTTGCCTAAGGAAACCCAGACAGAGAACCGATGCCCGAACTTCCCGAGGTCGAAACCACGGTCCGCGGCCTGACCCCGGTGCTGGCGGAGGCGCGGCTGACGCTGGTCGAGCCGCGCCGCCCCGACCTGCGCCATCCCTTTCCTGCGGACCTGCGCCAGCGGATGACGGGGGCGACGGTGACGTCGCTCGGCCGCCGCGCCAAATATGGCCTGATCGACACCGATCGCGGCGACACCATGGTCTTTCACCTCGGCATGTCGGGGCGCTGGCGGATCGATCCGGGCGAGCCGCAGCGCCACGACCATCTGCTGCTGGAAACCGATGCGGAACGGCGGCTGGCGCTGAACGATCCCCGGCGATTCGGCTTTGTCGACCTGTGGCCGACCGCCGAACTGGCCAGCTATCCGCCGTTCCTGGCGATGGGACCGGAGCCTTTAGGACCGGATTTCACCGCCGACTATCTGGCCCAGGCGCTGGAGGGGCGGGCGGCGCCCATCAAGGCGATGCTGCTCGACCAGCGGATCGTGGCGGGCCTGGGCAATATCTATGTGTGCGAGGCGCTGCACATGGCCCGGATCGCGCCGGGCCGCGCGGGCGGGCAGATATCCAAGGCGCGACTCGTCCGGCTGGTCGAGGCGATCCGGGCCGTGCTGGAGGCCGCGATCCTGGCGGGCGGCTCGTCCCTGCGCGATTATGTGCGGCCGGACGGCGAATTGGGCTATTTCTCGAAGGAGTGGCGGGTCTATGGCCGAGAGGGCGACGCCTGCGAATGCGGCGCGATCGTCCGGCGGCGAACCGATTCGGGGCGCTCGACTTTCTGGTGTGCGACCTGCCAGCGCAGTTGACGGGATGCCCGCCAGTCGGTAAGGGCGGCGGCTTCAAAGCTGGTGCGTCGCGCCGCTATCCCTTTTGATCGAGATTTAGAGGTTTTCATGGCGAACACGCCGCAGGCCAAAAAGCGTATCCGTCGCAACGAGCGTCGCGCCGTCATCAACGGCAACCGCGTCAGCCGCATCCGTACCTTCGTGAAGAAGGTCGAAGCCGCCCTGGCCGCCGGTGACAAGGAAAGCGCGACGGTCGCTCTGGCCGCGGCGCAGCCGGAAATGGCCCGTGGCGTCGCCAAGGGCGTGCTGCACAAGAACACCGTCGCGCGCAAGTTCTCGCGCCTGACGAAGCGTATCGCCGCACTGGCCTAAGCCTCTCGGTTTCGCGACGAATGAAACCCGCCGGGGGCGGTCCCCCGGCGGGTTTTTTCGTGCGCCTTTCATTCATTCATTAACGCTTTGCGGAACGTGATCCGTGGGAACAATCCCGCGTTTCGCGCAACGCCAGCTTTATCCGCGATTCGAGTGATTCGGGTTTCGGGCGGCTGTCGCGCGTCTTGGTTAATATCTAACGATTTCAACGGGTTGTGAGATAGTTGGACGGGTTTCTGCGGGCTTTTGCCTGTCAATCCGGTTTATTTCAGATTTATGGCCGGACATGGTCTTGATCGGACCCCGTCATCGCTCATAATCGGTTTCCCAGCGGCGGTGCTTCGTGCCCCGCGTCATGGACATAGCGAAGTGACAGACCGGGCCGAATCCGTTTGATTCGCCGATGGGCTACGTGTCGCCGAGTGGAACAGGGGCCCGACCGCCCATGATGGGGGTCGGCAAAAGTGGAGTGCGTGGGTGACGAATTGGCAGGCAACGCGACCGACGACGGACCAGGCTCGTGCCTGGGCGCGCGTCCGCGCGAACCTGCGCGAATCGGCCGGTGCCCGCCTGTTCGACCAGTGGCTCAAGCCCATGGAGCTGATCGAGGGTGACGAGCCCGACACGGTCCGTCTGGCGCTGCCCTCGGCCTTTGCGACCAACTGGGTGCGCAGCCATTATGCCGACCGCCTGCACCTGGAATTCAAGGCTGTGCTGCCCGAGATCCGCTCGGTCGTCATCGAGACCCGCGCGCCGAGCAAGGTCGCGCGGCTGACCAGCGTCGAGACGCTCGACGCTGCGCCCGCCCCGCGTCCCGTGGCGGCCGCGCCTCGTGCGGTCGAGTCGCAGCCGGTCGAGCAGGACGATCAGCCCTCGCTGTTCGGGGTCCCGGCCCCGGCCCCCGCCGCGACCCCGCGCCCGGCATCGCGGGCCAAGGCCGCGGCTCCTGCGCCTGTCGCCGCCGCCCCGGCCGCCGCGCTGCGCGTGCCCGCCGATCGGCCGCCGCTCGACCCGCGCCTGACCTTCGATCGCTTCGTGGTAGACTCGTCGAACCGCGTCGCGTTCAACGCCGCGCTCTCGCTTGCCGAGCCGGGGCCGCCGCGCTTCAGCCCGCTGTTCCTCCATGGCGGCACGGGGCAGGGCAAGACCCACCTGATGCACGCCATCGCGCATGCCTTTCTCGAGTCGCACCCGGAGGCGATCGTGCTGTGCATGTCGGCCGAGCGGTTCATGTTCGATTTCGTGGCCGCGATGCGTGCGCGGGATACGCACAGCTTCAAGTCGCGGCTGCGCTCCGCCGATCTGCTGCTGATTGACGATCTTCAGTTCATCGCGGGCAAGGATTCGACCCAGGAAGAATTCTTCCATACGGTCAACGAGCTGGTCGGAGCGGGCAAGCGGCTTGTCATCTCGGCCGACCGTTCGCCCCAGTCGCTGGACGGTGTCGAGCCGCGCATCATCGGCCGTCTGGGCGCGGGTCTGGTCGCCGACATCAAGGCGCCCGACCTGACGCTGCGCCGCACGATCCTGAACCGCAAGGTCGCCGATCTCCCCGAGATCCAGGTGCCGACCGATGTGCTGGATCTGCTGGCGTCACGGATTCGCGGCAATATCCGCGAGTTGGAAGGCGCGCTGAACCGAGTCGTCGCCTATGCGCAGCTGACCGGCGACAAGATCGACATGGAATTCGCCGTCGCCACGCTGGGCGAGGTGCTGCGGGGCGCGCAACGTCGGATCACCATCGACGAAATCCAGAAGCTGGTCAGCCGCCATTTCGAGCTGAAGCCGCTCGACCTGGTTTCGGCCCGCCGGGCGCGCGCGATTGCCCGCCCGCGCCAGATCGCCATGTACCTCGCCAAGCGCCTGACCACCCGCTCGCTGCCCGAGATCGGCCGCAAGTTCGGTGGGCGCGATCACTCGACGGTGATCTATGCGGTGCGCAAGATCGAGGAACTGCGCGATACCGACCGCGATATCGACAATGCGGTGCGGGTGTTGATGAAGGAACTGGAAGGCTGAGGTTCGTTTGGGTGAGGTCGGGGCGTGGCCTTCGACTTCGCTCAGGCTGAACGGCGGGAGGGAATGGGGTTCTATCCGAAACCCCGTTCAGCCTGAGCGAAGTCGAAGGCCAAGGGAATCCGTTCGGCCCAAATCCGCCATCACCCGCGTGAGCGGCAGTGTCCGATCATAGCGGATTACCCGATCCTCCACCTCCGCCAGCACCCGCAATATCCCCGGCCGCACCGCCCGTCGCCAGTGCCAGCAATAAAGCAAGAACTCTCGGTCCAGCTGTTCCGGGCATCCCGGTGCACTGTCGGGGCGCTGCTGCCCATGGTAGCGGGCCACGCGCCGCAGGACGCGCGGGATCGTGATGCGGCGGGGTAGGTCGAGAAGGATGATCCATTCGGCACGGGCGAGCCGGTCGGTGATTGCGGGGCCGTAATGCGCGCTGGAATAATTGCCGTCGATCACCCAGGCGGGCCGGGCAGCGAGGGCGGCCATGTCGGCGATGAAGTCTTCGCGCGGGCGAGCGGCCCAGCCGGGGCCATGGAACAGAGCATCGGCGTGCCACACGGGCAAATCCAACTGCTCGCCCAGCATACGGGCCAGGGTCGACTTGCCGCTGCCCGGTGGCCCCATCACCATGATCCGGCTGGGGACCTTGGTGACGGGGTGGGGGATCATCAGATCTGCAACCCCATGGTCCGCTGCACGTCGAGCAGCAGCGGGGCGGCCAGATCGCGGGCCTTTTCCGCACCGCGCTCCAGGATACGACCGACTTCGCCGCGATCGTCGAGCAGCTGGGTCAGCCGCTCGCGGATTGGACCCAGCTTGGCGACCGCCAGATCGGCCAGCTCGGGCTTGAACGCACCGAAGCCCTGGCCTGCGAACTGTGTCAGCACCTCGGCCGGATCGCGATCGGACAGCGCGGCGTAGATGGTGATGAGGTTGCGCGCCTCGGCCCGGCCTTCCAGCCCCTCCATCGTGTCGGGCAGGACGTCCGCGTCGGTCTTGGCCTTGCGGAATTTCTCGGCGATCTGGTCATCGGAGTCTATCAGCTTGACCAGCGACATTTCCGACGGATTGGACTTGGACATCTTCGACGCACCGTCGCGCAAGCTCATGATCCGCGGTGCCGCCTTGCTGATGAACGGCTCGGGCAGGGTGAAGAGCTCGCGGCCATAGTCGTTGTTGAATTTGGTCGCGATGTCGCGCGCCAGTTCCAGATGCTGCTTCTGGTCCTCTCCGACCGGCACATGCGTGGCGTTGTAGAGCAGCACGTCGGCGGCCATCAGCACGGGATAGTCGTACAGCCCGACGCTGGCGCCCTCGCGGTTCTTGCCCGCCTTGTCCTTGAACTGGGTCATGCGGTTCAGCCAGCCGACGCGCGCGACATTGTTCAGCAGCCAGCTCAGCTCGCTATGCTGCGGCACGCGGGTCTGATTGAACAGGATCGAGCGTTCGGGATCGATCCCGGCCGCGATCAGCGTTGCGGTCATCTCGATGGTGTTGGCCGCCATCGCCTCGGGCGCGATCCATTCGGTCAGGCCGTGCAGGTCGGCGATGAAGTACATCGTCTCGCCGCCTTTCGCCTGGATGTCGTCCTGCATCGCCACCCACTGCTTCACGGCGCCCAGATAATTGCCGAGATGAAGGTTGCCCGTGGGCTTGATGCCGGAAACGACGCGCATGATGGTCCTCAACTGTTGCGGCGAACGAGCCGCTTGATGTCTCCGAGACGGAAGGCGCCCGTCGCGAAGGTGGCGACCGCATAGACCAGCATCCCCGTCGCGACCAGTATGATGAGCGCGCCCCAGCGCTCGAGGTTGGTGCCCGTTACATAGGGCTGGAACCGCGCATTGAGCAGCGCCATCGCCCCGCCCATCAGGATCGCGGCGAGCAGCATCCGCCAGCTGCGGCGGCGCAGCTGTGCATCGGCCACGAAATGCCCGCGCCGCGCCAGCGTGCGATAGAGCAGCACGACATTGACCGTGGACGCGATGGCGGTCGCCAGCGGCGGCCCCATATGGCCCAGCCACCAGATAAAGATCAGGTTCAGCACCAGATTGACCAGCATCGACCAGGTCGCATAGCGCACCGGCGTCCGCGTGTCGGTGCGGGCATAATAGCCCGGCGTCAGCACCTTCACGAGGATGTAGCTGGGCAGCCCGATCGAAAAGGCGGCCAGCGCCTGCGCGGTATAATAGCTGTTGGTCGCGTTGAACTTGCCATGCTGGAACAGTGCCGCAACGATGGGCTGGCCGCAGACGACCAGCGCGACGGTGGCGGGCAGGGTGAGCAGCAGCGCCAGCTCCATGCCCCGGTTCTGCATCTCCATCGCCTCCACCTCCTTGCCCGCCCCCAGCAGGCGCGAGACGGTGGGGAGGAGGACGGTGCCGAGGCCAATGCCGATCAGCCCCAGCGGCAGCTGGTTCAGCCGGTCGGCGGCATAGATATAGGACACCGAGCCTTCGGGCAGGAAGCGGGCGGCGAGGGCGGTCGAGATGACGAGGTTGATCTGCACCGCGCCCGCCCCGGCGGCGGCGGGCAGGATCAGCTTCATCAGGCGCTTGACGTCGTCGTTGATGACCGGCCGCTTCAGCCGCAACCGGACGCCAGCGCGGCGGCACGCCCACCACAGCCAGACGAATTGCAGGATGCCTGCCACCGTCACCGCGATCGCCTGGTTGCGGGCGGTCGCCATCGGTTCGTGCGAGTGGAAGAACAGAAGGGCTACGATCAGCGTCAGGTTGAGCAGGATCGGCGCGGCCGCATTCACCCAGAAGCGGTGCAGCGAATTGAGGATGCCGCCCAAGAGCGACACCAGGCTGATGAACAGCAGATAGGGAAAGGTCAGCCGGTTGAGCAGGACGATATAGTCGAACTGCGCAGGCGTGCCCTTGCCGTAACCGAAGGTCTGGACCCAGGTGACGGGCCAGGCGGCCAGCTCGACGATCGCGGTCATGACGATCAGCACGGGCAGCAGGACCGAGAGCGCATTCTCGGCAAAGGCCAGGCCATGCGCCAAGCCCGAGCCCTCCGCCGCCTTGTCCCCCTCTGCCACCTTGCGGTTGAACATCGGGATGAAGGCGGCGGAAAAGGCGCCCTCCGCGAAGAGGGCGCGGAACATGTTGGGCAGGCGAAACGCGATCTGGAACGCGTCGGAGGCGAAGTTCGCGCCCACGAAGCGGAAGAACAGCGAGTCGCGAACCAGACCAAGCACGCGGCTGGCCAGAGTCAGCCCGCCGACCGAGCCCAGCGCCTTGGTCAGGTTCATCTGTCAGTCCGGATCAGGCGTGGCCGGTTTCCGGGGTGTTCGGCTGCGCACCTCCTTGCGCATCCGCCTGCTGCAGGTACAGCTGTGCGAAGTCGATCGGCTCCAGCATCAGGGGCGGGAAGCCGCCGTCGCGCACCGCATCGGCCAGCACGCGGCGGGCGAAGGGGAAGAGCAGGCGTGGCGCTTCACCCAGCATGAAGGGCTGGATCTGATCGGCGGGCACGTTGCGGAAGCCAAAGAGACCGGCATAGCTGAGGTCGACGATGAAGGCGGTCTTGCCCTCGGACTCGGCGCGAACCTCGATCTTCAGCGTCAGCTCATGGACTTCCTCGCCGACCTGCGCCGCCGAGATGTTGAACTGCACGTCGATGCCGGGCGCGGTCTGCGCCTGATAGATGGCGGGCGCGTTCGGGTTCTCGAACGACAGGTCCTTCACATATTGCGAGATCATACCGGCGGCGGGGCCGGCATCGTCGCCGTTCGGCGCTTCAAAGCCCTGCGGCAAACCCTGTTCGTCCATCGTCGCTACCTTCTTGCGTAAGATCAAAGGGGGTAGGGTCTATACCCAATCAGGACGGGGATCGTGATCGCCCGCTGGGAGGCGCTGGCAAGGAGCGCGGCGCGGCAGGTAGCAGCGCTACCTGCAAGCAAGCGACGCCGACCAGCGCCTTCCAGCGGGCGACCGCCAAAGCGGCGGGCCGATTTTGGCCCAGGGCGACGTCGCTCGTCGGTCACGATGCGATTGCATCGCTCCGCTCCTCGCTTCTTGCCCTGAACCAAAATCGGCTCCGTCACGACCCCGTCCTGATTGAGTATAGACCCTTAAGGGACCGAAACGGCATGTTCACGCGTTCGGCCATATGGCCGTTGCGCGTAGCAGCGGGTCGGCATGGTTTCAACCTTGCCCTCTTCGTCGGGAGGCCGGGTTTTCATTGTCGGCTGCTGCGCCTATATCGGTCACGATAGTGAAAGGCGCCTGTGTTGTTATTCTACGTCGTTCTTCTCGCGATGGTCGCGCTCTTCCTCGCACTGCGGCTCTATAGCGTGCTGGGCAAGCGCACCGGCCATGAACAACAGCCGCTGGCGCGCAGCGCCGACGACCGGTCGCTGCCCGTCACGCTGCCCCGCGCGACCGAGGCGGCGCAGGCGTCCGCGCCCGTCGCCAACCGCAACATCGATCCGCGCGCCGAGCAGGGCCTGCGCGCGGTGATCGCGGGCGAGTCCGGTTTCGACGTGGCGCAGTTCCTGAACGGCGCACAGGCCGCCTATCGCATGACGCTGGAAGCCTTTTGGAAGGGTGACGAGGACGCGCTCGCCGATCTGGTCGAGCGCGATGTGCTGGCCGCCTTTGCCGAGGCGATCGAGCAGCGGCGCGAGGCGGGCCAGACGCTCGACAACCGCCTGATCCGGGTCGAGAGCGCGAAGATCGTCGATGCGCAGGTCGAGGGTCGCGAGGCGCGCATCACCGTGCGCTTCGACGCCGACATCGCCGCCGTGACGCGCGATGCCGAGGGCCATGTGATCGCCGGTTCGCTGAGCGATGCGGTCGAGACGCACGATGTCTGGACCTTCGCCCGAACGCTGAAGAGTGGCGATCCGAACTGGAAGCTCGTCGACACTGACGAAGCCTGATCCGGTCTGACGGGGGAGTGTCTGCGATGAGGGGGTATCGCGTCGCGGCCATGGTCGCGCTTTCGGTCAGCCTGTCGGCCTGCGCCGGGCGGATCGTTCCGCCGGGCACGTCGGCGCCCTATCCGTCGCGCGGCGAAGCGCAGCCCCAGCCCAGACCGCAACCGCGCCCCCGGCCGGGCGGTTCCTCGGTGCAGCCGAGCGGCCCCAGCGTTTCGCGCGTGCCCGATGGTCCGGTGCGGATCATCGCCGCCACGCCGCTGCCCGCCACCCCCGTCGTGACCGTTCCCGGTGCGGTGACGGCGGCGCAGGCCGGTGTGCTGGCCGGTCCGCCGGTCGCCTCGCTGCCGATCACCGAGCCGCAGGCGGAAGCCGCGCGGGCCGCATTCCTCCTGTCCTGCCCCGGCCTGATGCGGCGCACCGATGCCAGCGGGCTGACCCAGGGCGCCGACTGGCAATCCGCTTGCCAGGCCGCCGCCAGCGTACCCCGTGGCGGCGCCCGCGACTTCTTCGCCCGCTATTTCGAGGCGGTGCAGGTCGGCGACGGCCGCTCGCTCGCGACCGGCTATTACGAGCCCGAGATTGCGGGTTCGCGCGACCGGCGCTCGGGCTATGAGGTGCCGATCTATGCCCGGCCGCGCGACCTGATCGATGTCGATCTGGGTGCCTTCACGACCGACCTGAAGGGCAAGAAAATACGCGGCAAGGTGCAGGGCACCAACCTCGTCCCCTATGACGACCGGACCGCGATCGAGCAGGGATCGCTGGAGGGGCGTGCGCCGATTCTCGCCTGGGGGGCGGACCCGGTCGAGGTATTCTTCCTTCAGATTCAGGGTTCGGGGCGGCTGAGGCTGCCCGATGGCGAGATCATGCGGATCGGCTATGATACGCAGAATGGCCGCGACTATACCGGCATCGGCGCGCTGATGAAGGCGCGCGGGCTGCTGGGGCCGGGCCAGACCTCGATGCAAGGGATCGTCGCCTGGCTGCACGACCACCCCGAGGAAGGCCGCGCGATCATGCGCGAGAATAAAAGCTTCGTCTTTTTCCGCGAATTGAACGGCGCGCCGCAGGGGGCGATGGGCTATGCGGTGACGGGGCAGGTCAGCGCGGCCGCGGACCCCAAATTCGTGCCGCTGGGCGCGCCGGTGTTCCTGTCGATGGACCGGCAGGATGCGACTGGCCTGTGGGTGGCGCAGGATACGGGCGGCGCGATCAAGGGATCGAACCGCTTCGATACCTTCTGGGGCGCGGGCGATACGGCGCGAGCGGTTGCGGGCGGCATGTCGGCACGGGGCACGGCCTTCCTGCTGCTGCCGGTCGGGACGCTGGCACGCGCCGGGATTACGGCTCCTGTCGGGACGGTCGGTGCGATCCCTCAACCCTGACGAGGCGCATCTCTGGGCGCGGGTGATGGAAACGGTGCGTCCCTTACGCGCCGCCATCGTGCCCGCCCGACCCGCGCCGCCGCCGCCGACCATGGAGGCGGTGTTCCAGGAAACGCCCGGCGCGCCCAAGGTACGGGTGAAGGGCCGCGTGCCGCCGTTGCGCCAGCCCGCAGCGCCTCCGCCTGCGCCGAAGAAGGGGCCGGGCGAGACGCTGGATGGCGGCTGGGACAAGCGCCTGTCGCGGGGCAGCGTCATGCCCGACAGTTCGCTCGACCTGCATGGCCATACGCTGGCGTCGGCACATGCGTTGCTCGACCAGGGGCTGGGCCGGGCGATCGCGCGCGGCGACCGGGTGTTGCTGCTGGTGACGGGCAAGCCGCCGCGTCCCGAAAGCGAGCGTCCCCATGCGCGCGGTGCGATCCGTGCGGCGATCAGCGACTGGCTGGGCGCCTCGCGCCATGCCGATTCGATCGCGGCGATCCGGGGTGCCCATCCGCGGCATGGCGGGCAGGGCGCGCTCTATATCGTCTTCAGGCGCCCGCGCGAGCGATGACGCCGGCATAGATGCGGGTCAGCGCGTGGAGGTCCTCGACCGCGACCGCCTCGTCGACCTTGTGCATCGTAGCGTTGAGCAACCCGAACTCGACGGTCGGGCACAGCTTCGACAGGAAACGCGCGTCCGAGGTGCCGCCGGTGGTCGACAGCTCCGGCTCGATCCCCGTCTCGGCGCGAATGGCGTCGGCGATCATGGCGGAGAAGGGGCCCGGCTGCGTCAGGAACGCCTCGCCCGAGATGCGGCCAGTGACCTGGGCGGCGGGGGCGTGGCTCTGCGCGATGGCTGTGATCCGCTCGACCAGCGCCGCGCCGCTCTGTTCGTCGTTGAAGCGGATCGACAGGCGCGCCTGCGCTGCGCCCGGAATGACGTTGGTCGCGGGGTTGCCGACATGCAGGTCGGTAACCTCGATATTGGACGGCTGGAACCAGGCATTGCCAGTGTCGAGCGTCACGCCTTCGATGTCGGCCAGCATCGCGATCAGCGGGGTGATCGGATTGTCGGCCAGATGCGGATAGGCGACATGCCCCTGCCGCCCCGGGACGGTGATCCAGATGTTGACCGAGCCGCGCCGCCCGATCTTCATCATGTCGCCCAGCCGCTGCGCCGAGGTCGGCTCGCCGACCAGACAGAGGTCGGGGGCCACCCCAAGTTCCGCCATCCGGTCGATCAGTGCACGGGTGCCGTAGATCGCGGGGCCTTCCTCGTCGCCGGTGATGATGAGCGACAGGGGGATGGTCGGCTCGGCAGGGATCGCGGCGACGAAGGCGGCGACCGCGCCCTTCATGTCCACCGCGCCGCGCCCGAAGAGCAGACCGTCGCGCACCTCACCGGAAAAGGGCGAACCCTGCCAGCCGTCACCGGCGGGCACGACATCGACATGGCCCGCAAAGGCCAGATGCGTGCCCGTTCCGCCGCGCGTGGCCAACAAATTCTCGACCGGACCGTCAGGCTCCTCGCCGACCGTGAAGCGATCCACGGCGAAGCCCAGCGGCACCAGCGCGGCCTCCAGCACGTCGAACACGGAGCCACGCGCGGGCGTGACGCTGTCTGCCCGGATCAGGGCCTGGGCAAGGGGGAGGGCGTCGGTCATGCCGCGCGGCATAGGCAGCGCGCGCGCGGACGGCAATCATGCGATTGACGACGCTTACGGAGCCGATGCGTTGCGACATCGTTCCTGCCCAAGAGTAACAGGAGCGATGCGATGAACGATCCCGATCATAATGGCCACAAGGCCGGAAAGCGGCTGCTGCTCTGGTTGCTGA carries:
- the mutM gene encoding bifunctional DNA-formamidopyrimidine glycosylase/DNA-(apurinic or apyrimidinic site) lyase, producing MPELPEVETTVRGLTPVLAEARLTLVEPRRPDLRHPFPADLRQRMTGATVTSLGRRAKYGLIDTDRGDTMVFHLGMSGRWRIDPGEPQRHDHLLLETDAERRLALNDPRRFGFVDLWPTAELASYPPFLAMGPEPLGPDFTADYLAQALEGRAAPIKAMLLDQRIVAGLGNIYVCEALHMARIAPGRAGGQISKARLVRLVEAIRAVLEAAILAGGSSLRDYVRPDGELGYFSKEWRVYGREGDACECGAIVRRRTDSGRSTFWCATCQRS
- the rpsT gene encoding 30S ribosomal protein S20 translates to MANTPQAKKRIRRNERRAVINGNRVSRIRTFVKKVEAALAAGDKESATVALAAAQPEMARGVAKGVLHKNTVARKFSRLTKRIAALA
- the dnaA gene encoding chromosomal replication initiator protein DnaA, which codes for MTNWQATRPTTDQARAWARVRANLRESAGARLFDQWLKPMELIEGDEPDTVRLALPSAFATNWVRSHYADRLHLEFKAVLPEIRSVVIETRAPSKVARLTSVETLDAAPAPRPVAAAPRAVESQPVEQDDQPSLFGVPAPAPAATPRPASRAKAAAPAPVAAAPAAALRVPADRPPLDPRLTFDRFVVDSSNRVAFNAALSLAEPGPPRFSPLFLHGGTGQGKTHLMHAIAHAFLESHPEAIVLCMSAERFMFDFVAAMRARDTHSFKSRLRSADLLLIDDLQFIAGKDSTQEEFFHTVNELVGAGKRLVISADRSPQSLDGVEPRIIGRLGAGLVADIKAPDLTLRRTILNRKVADLPEIQVPTDVLDLLASRIRGNIRELEGALNRVVAYAQLTGDKIDMEFAVATLGEVLRGAQRRITIDEIQKLVSRHFELKPLDLVSARRARAIARPRQIAMYLAKRLTTRSLPEIGRKFGGRDHSTVIYAVRKIEELRDTDRDIDNAVRVLMKELEG
- the trpS gene encoding tryptophan--tRNA ligase, translated to MRVVSGIKPTGNLHLGNYLGAVKQWVAMQDDIQAKGGETMYFIADLHGLTEWIAPEAMAANTIEMTATLIAAGIDPERSILFNQTRVPQHSELSWLLNNVARVGWLNRMTQFKDKAGKNREGASVGLYDYPVLMAADVLLYNATHVPVGEDQKQHLELARDIATKFNNDYGRELFTLPEPFISKAAPRIMSLRDGASKMSKSNPSEMSLVKLIDSDDQIAEKFRKAKTDADVLPDTMEGLEGRAEARNLITIYAALSDRDPAEVLTQFAGQGFGAFKPELADLAVAKLGPIRERLTQLLDDRGEVGRILERGAEKARDLAAPLLLDVQRTMGLQI
- the murJ gene encoding murein biosynthesis integral membrane protein MurJ, with product MNLTKALGSVGGLTLASRVLGLVRDSLFFRFVGANFASDAFQIAFRLPNMFRALFAEGAFSAAFIPMFNRKVAEGDKAAEGSGLAHGLAFAENALSVLLPVLIVMTAIVELAAWPVTWVQTFGYGKGTPAQFDYIVLLNRLTFPYLLFISLVSLLGGILNSLHRFWVNAAAPILLNLTLIVALLFFHSHEPMATARNQAIAVTVAGILQFVWLWWACRRAGVRLRLKRPVINDDVKRLMKLILPAAAGAGAVQINLVISTALAARFLPEGSVSYIYAADRLNQLPLGLIGIGLGTVLLPTVSRLLGAGKEVEAMEMQNRGMELALLLTLPATVALVVCGQPIVAALFQHGKFNATNSYYTAQALAAFSIGLPSYILVKVLTPGYYARTDTRTPVRYATWSMLVNLVLNLIFIWWLGHMGPPLATAIASTVNVVLLYRTLARRGHFVADAQLRRRSWRMLLAAILMGGAMALLNARFQPYVTGTNLERWGALIILVATGMLVYAVATFATGAFRLGDIKRLVRRNS
- the secB gene encoding protein-export chaperone SecB; this encodes MDEQGLPQGFEAPNGDDAGPAAGMISQYVKDLSFENPNAPAIYQAQTAPGIDVQFNISAAQVGEEVHELTLKIEVRAESEGKTAFIVDLSYAGLFGFRNVPADQIQPFMLGEAPRLLFPFARRVLADAVRDGGFPPLMLEPIDFAQLYLQQADAQGGAQPNTPETGHA
- a CDS encoding Tim44/TimA family putative adaptor protein codes for the protein MVALFLALRLYSVLGKRTGHEQQPLARSADDRSLPVTLPRATEAAQASAPVANRNIDPRAEQGLRAVIAGESGFDVAQFLNGAQAAYRMTLEAFWKGDEDALADLVERDVLAAFAEAIEQRREAGQTLDNRLIRVESAKIVDAQVEGREARITVRFDADIAAVTRDAEGHVIAGSLSDAVETHDVWTFARTLKSGDPNWKLVDTDEA
- a CDS encoding murein transglycosylase A — protein: MRGYRVAAMVALSVSLSACAGRIVPPGTSAPYPSRGEAQPQPRPQPRPRPGGSSVQPSGPSVSRVPDGPVRIIAATPLPATPVVTVPGAVTAAQAGVLAGPPVASLPITEPQAEAARAAFLLSCPGLMRRTDASGLTQGADWQSACQAAASVPRGGARDFFARYFEAVQVGDGRSLATGYYEPEIAGSRDRRSGYEVPIYARPRDLIDVDLGAFTTDLKGKKIRGKVQGTNLVPYDDRTAIEQGSLEGRAPILAWGADPVEVFFLQIQGSGRLRLPDGEIMRIGYDTQNGRDYTGIGALMKARGLLGPGQTSMQGIVAWLHDHPEEGRAIMRENKSFVFFRELNGAPQGAMGYAVTGQVSAAADPKFVPLGAPVFLSMDRQDATGLWVAQDTGGAIKGSNRFDTFWGAGDTARAVAGGMSARGTAFLLLPVGTLARAGITAPVGTVGAIPQP
- a CDS encoding Smr/MutS family protein, producing METVRPLRAAIVPARPAPPPPTMEAVFQETPGAPKVRVKGRVPPLRQPAAPPPAPKKGPGETLDGGWDKRLSRGSVMPDSSLDLHGHTLASAHALLDQGLGRAIARGDRVLLLVTGKPPRPESERPHARGAIRAAISDWLGASRHADSIAAIRGAHPRHGGQGALYIVFRRPRER
- the dapE gene encoding succinyl-diaminopimelate desuccinylase, with amino-acid sequence MTDALPLAQALIRADSVTPARGSVFDVLEAALVPLGFAVDRFTVGEEPDGPVENLLATRGGTGTHLAFAGHVDVVPAGDGWQGSPFSGEVRDGLLFGRGAVDMKGAVAAFVAAIPAEPTIPLSLIITGDEEGPAIYGTRALIDRMAELGVAPDLCLVGEPTSAQRLGDMMKIGRRGSVNIWITVPGRQGHVAYPHLADNPITPLIAMLADIEGVTLDTGNAWFQPSNIEVTDLHVGNPATNVIPGAAQARLSIRFNDEQSGAALVERITAIAQSHAPAAQVTGRISGEAFLTQPGPFSAMIADAIRAETGIEPELSTTGGTSDARFLSKLCPTVEFGLLNATMHKVDEAVAVEDLHALTRIYAGVIARAGA